One segment of Primulina tabacum isolate GXHZ01 chromosome 14, ASM2559414v2, whole genome shotgun sequence DNA contains the following:
- the LOC142523843 gene encoding uncharacterized protein LOC142523843 — protein sequence MDLMIAKFQDMRPPKFFGNEGGEKAMAWLKSINYLFNLVEYAPELRLKLAVYPLKDRAQLWWEAIVEAIRESGQIISWEVFRTHFFQEYSPQSYYFAKEAELNQLVQGNMSVGEICLSIFYSSSLCSSRGGRSSVYVRDYCGRCGGRHLPTQCTGVQGGCHTCGLPGHYARVCPNAGYQPSQFSQFLRALVPIPSTPQPSYHQPRGSAQHYFLGPQQARVHALTQDQAHETPGGVIADTEASHSFLSAAFIDEHEIATTLFLDTVSVSTPAVSAMEIFRLLSAENEGFIIYAVDVTQEEMLKVSNILVVKDFPDVFLDEIPGFSPQREIDFSIELILGTNPISRAPYSLALAELKELKEQLRDLLKKGYIRPSYHRSFIGRFSVIARPMTQLTQKIDVFCGLQNMNQVTEL from the exons atgGATTTAATGATTGCGAAATTCCAAGATATGCGTCCTCCAAAATTCTTTGGAAATGAAGGTGGTGAAAAGGCAATGGCATGGCTGAAGAGCAtcaactatttatttaatttggtgGAGTATGCTCCAGAGCTGAGACTCAAGTTAGCTGTTTACCCGCTCAAGGATCGAGCACAACTGTGGTGGGAAGCCATAGTTGAAGCAATCCGAGAATCTGGTCAGATAATTTCTTGGGAGGTATTCCGTACTCATTTTTTTCAAGAATACTCGCCTCAATCTTATTATTTTGCTAAGGAAGCTGAGTTAAATCAGTTGGTTCAGGGAAATATGTCAGTGGGAGAAATATGCCTCTCAATTTTCTACTCTTCTAGCTTAT GCAGTTCTCGTGGAGGAAGATCTAGTGTTTATGTTCGAGATTATTGTGGGAGATGTGGAGGTAGGCATCTTCCTACCCAGTGCACAGGAGTTCAGGGAGGCTGCCATACATGTGGATTACCGGGACATTATGCAAGAGTTTGTCCTAATGCTGGGTATCAGCCCTCACAGTTTAGCCAGTTTCTGCGAGCCCTGGTGCCTATACCATCTACTCCACAGCCTAGCTACCATCAACCGAGAGGATCTGCTCAGCATTACTTTCTAGGACCTCAGCAGGCTAGGGTGCATGCTTTGACACAGGACCAGGCTCATGAGACGCCCGGAGGGGTCATTGCAG ACACGgaagcatctcattcatttctGTCTGCTGCATTTATCGATGAGCATGAGATAGCTACTACCTTGTTTTTGGATACTGTGTCTGTGTCTACCCCTGCTG TGTCAGCGATGGAAATATTTAGACTGCTATCAGCAGAGAATGAAGGATTCATAATTTATGCAGTTGATGTGACACAGGAAGAAATGTTGAAAGTTTCGAATATTCTTGTTGTCAAGGATTTTCCTGATGTATTTCTTGATGAAATTCCTGGCTTTTCGCCTCAAAGGGAaatagatttcagtattgagttaATTTTAGGGACGAACCCTATTTCTAGAGCACCGTATTCTTTGGCTCTAGcggagttgaaagaactcaaggaACAATTGCGAGACTTACTGAAGAAAGGTTATATTAGACCAA GTTATCATAGGAGTTTTATCGGAAGATTTTCCGTAATTGCAAGGCCTATGACTCAGTTAACACAAAAAATCGACGTTTTCTGTGGACTGCAGAATATGAATCAAGTTACCGAACTTTGA
- the LOC142523844 gene encoding uncharacterized protein LOC142523844: protein MELLKDIDCEIQYQPGRMNLVADALSKKVQNAILTSLSISKVHEHLETSGWTYQKSGDYFIVSSIKVEPQIISSIKAVQRTDQHIHRLKELVQTDESDKFSVASDGSLRFNGRLVVPNLIDLIEAILREAHCSRHNIHPGNRKMYHTLRAHYWWEGMKKEISYFVAKCLTCQQVKAERMRLGAHFIPYDYTCTYKKMAKLYIDHVTTIGMASFEALYGRKCRSPICREYVGERQMSKPEFVKEMKDKVILIGKRMKVTQDRQASYANKKRRPLEFQFGDYAFLKVSSFRGTMIFGRKGKFAPCYIGPYGIVERIGTLAYRLDLSQSFSAIHDVFMYRFCGSTSQIHHMY, encoded by the exons ATGGAGTTGCTTAAAGAcattgattgtgagattcaatatcaacCAGGGCGAATGAATCTAGTTGCAGATGCACTTAGCAAGAAGGTTCAAAACGCTATATTGACATCTCTGAGTATTTCTAAAGTCCACGAGCACTTGGAAACATCAGGATGGACTTATCAAAAAAGTGGAGATTACTTTATAGTTTCATCTATCAAAGTTGAGCCACAGATAATATCAAGCATTAAAGCAGTGCAGAGAACTGATCAGCACATTCATAGATTGAAAGAACTGGTTCAAACAGATGAGTCAGATAAGTTTAGTGTTGCCTCAGATGGTAGTTTGCGCTTTAATGGGAGACTTGTGGTTCCTAATTTGATAGATCTGATAGAAGCTATACTacgtgaagcacattgtagtcgaCATAACATTCATCCAGGAAATCGAAAGATGTATCATACTTTGAGAGCTCATTATTGGTGggaaggtatgaagaaggaaatTTCTTATTTCGTTGCTAAATGTTTAACTTGCCAACAGGTTAAAGCTGAACGAATGAGACTTGGCG CCCATTTTATTCCATATGACTATACTTGTACTTACAAGAAAATGGCAAAATTATACATTGATCATGTG ACAACGATCGGTATGGCATCatttgaagctttatatggcagaaagtgcagatctccgATTTGTAGGGAATATGTAGGAGAACGACAGATGTCTAAACCAGAGTTTGtaaaagaaatgaaagataaagTTATATTGATCGGAAAAAGAATGAAAGTAACCCAAGATCGTCAAGCAAGTTATGCTAATAAAAAGCGTCGACCTTTAGAGTTCCAGTTTGGCGACTATGCTTTCTTGAAAGTATCATCGTTTCGTGGTACTATGATATTTGGACGTAAGGGGAAGTTTGCTCCATGTTATATTGGTCCGTATGGgattgttgagaggattggcactTTGGCTTACCGTTTGGACTTGTCGCAGAGTTTTTCTGCGATACACGATGTTTTCATGTATCGATTTTGTGGAAGTACGAGCCAGATACATCACATGTATTGA